One segment of Solanum lycopersicum chromosome 1, SLM_r2.1 DNA contains the following:
- the LOC101259587 gene encoding pyruvate kinase isozyme A, chloroplastic — translation MAVVGDLALMGTKIKLTDKFEKRVFGVPLSSSTRFSFSHVKNLDVRKLRTAVRAVMQVEKIQSSGELKEGSLGFDVVSERELKENGFLGLRKTKLVCTIGPACSSIDELEKLAIAGMNVARLNMCHNSREWHQDVIRKIKKLNQEKGYCVSVMIDTEGNQIQVDHGSSSSVKAEEDSIWYFTTEKFEGSRPFTIQANYEGFSEGVNSGDEIVIDGGMATFEVIEKVGNGLRCKCTDPGLLLPRAKLSFWRDGKLLGRDYDLPTLSTKDWSDIVFGISEDIDFIAVSFVKDAEPITHLRDYLSTTSSKAIKVLAKIESLESLRRLEEIVEASDGIMIARGDLGVEIPLEQIPSVQKDITYVCRQLNKPVIVASQLLESMVEYPTPTRAEVADVSEVVRQYADALMLSGESAIGSYGMKALSVLRTTSTRMEQSCREESRQTLLHQRKLGASLPDQIAEQICHCAVEMADNLGVDAIFVYTRHGKMASLLSRNRPNPPIFAFTNDNSTQMALNLQWGVTPLLTDLSDDMEGNVKKTVELIKAKGMIKKDDAILVVSDIIPISTARTIFQSIQVMTIT, via the exons ATGGCAGTAGTGGGAGATTTAGCTTTGATGGGGACTAAGATTAAGTTAACTGATAAATTTGAGAAAAGGGTATTTGGTGTTCCACTTTCTTCAAGTACAAGATTTAGTTTTTCTCATGTTAAAAACTTGGATGTCAGAAAATTAAGAACTGCAGTCAGAGCAGTGATGCAAGTTGAGAAAATTCAAAGTTCAGGTGAATTGAAAGAAGGGTCTTTAGGCTTTGATGTTGTGTCAGAAAGGGAGCTTAAAGAAAATGGATTTTTGGGGTTAAGGAAGACAAAGCTTGTGTGTACAATTGGACCAGCTTGTTCTTCTATAGATGAGTTGGAGAAATTGGCTATTGCAGGTATGAATGTGGCTAGGCTAAATATGTGTCATAACTCAAGGGAGTGGCATCAAGATGTTATTAGAAAGATTAAGAAGTTGAATCAAGAAAAAGGTTATTGTGTATCAGTTATGATTGATACAGAGGGGAATCAAATACAAGTTGACCATGGCTCTTCATCTTCTGTCAAAGCAGAG GAGGATTCAATCTGGTACTTTACTACAGAGAAGTTTGAAGGTTCTCGTCCATTTACAATTCAAGCAAATTATGAAGGTTTTTCTGAAG GTGTCAATTCTGGTGATGAAATTGTCATTGACGGAGGAATGGCAACTTTTGAAGTTATAGAGAAAGTTGGTAATGGTTTGCGCTGCAAGTGCACAGACCCCGGTCTACTTCTGCCTAGAGCTAAGTTGAGTTTTTGGAGAGATGGAAAGCTTTTAGGAAGAGATTATGATCTCCCGACTTTATCAACAAAG GATTGGTCAGACATTGTATTTGGAATATCTGAAGATATCGATTTCATTGCAGTTTCATTTGTAAAAGACGCGGAGCCAATAACACATCTGAGGGACTACCTCTCAACTACATCCTCCAA GGCAATAAAAGTGTTGGCAAAGATAGAGAGCCTAGAGTCTCTCCGAAGGTTGGAAGAGATTGTTGAGGCTTCCGATGGGATTATGATAGCAAGGGGAGATCTAGGAGTTGAGATTCCACTTGAACAGATTCCATCTGTTCAGAAAGATATTACTTATGTTTGCAGGCAGCTCAACAAGCCCGTTATCGTGGCCTCTCAACTTCTAGAGTCAATGGTCGAATACCCCACTCCAACTAGAGCAGAG GTTGCAGATGTTTCTGAAGTGGTACGACAGTATGCTGATGCATTAATGTTATCTGGTGAGTCAGCCATTGGATCATATGGAATGAAGGCTCTTTCTGTCTTGCGTACAACTAGCACCCGAATGGAACAATCATGTCGCGAAGAGAGCAGGCAAACTTTATTGCATCAGCGCAAACTTGGAGCATCTTTACCAGATCAAATTGCTGAGCAAATCTGCCATTGTGCAGTGGAAATGG CTGACAACCTAGGGGTGGATGCTATATTTGTGTACACAAGGCATGGGAAGATGGCATCTCTTCTCTCACGCAATCGTCCAAACCCTCCAATATTTGCCTTCACAAACGACAACAGCACACAGATGGCTCTCAATTTGCAATGGGGAGTTACTCCCCTTCTCACTGACCTTTCAGACGACATGGAAGGAAACGTTAAGAAAACAGTCGAACTTATAAAAGCAAAGGGGATGATAAAGAAGGATGATGCTATTTTGGTGGTATCAGATATCATTCCAATTTCTACTGCCAGAACAATTTTCCAGTCCATTCAGGTTATGACCATAACATAG
- the LOC101259889 gene encoding uncharacterized protein, protein MASLQLLKSPFSSFSQSNSSRFSTIVQRRILGVRYQRKNPILKTFVDTKFRVSCRIQDNENQSNGEEPPESLFMKELRRRGMNPTSLLEETNTNIKEDEETKSREEDGGFYRRNALSTDSERNLTNQREQSMALNSEGLEGLIPRAKILLTLGGTFFLAFWPLILVTIAAFLGLYLYFGPSFVHYATNRSTDPPPYVDPYVLLEEERISQTAPRLN, encoded by the exons ATGGCATCTTTACAGTTATTGAAGTCTCCATTCTCATCATTTTCTCAATCTAATTCTAGTCGTTTTTCCACTATAGTACAAAGAAGGATTTTGGGTGTGAGATATCAAAGGAAAAATCCAATCTTGAAGACATTTGTTGATACAAAGTTTAGGGTTAGTTGTAGAATTCAAGACAACGAAAATCAGAGTAATG GTGAAGAACCACCAGAGTCattgtttatgaaagagttGAGAAGACGTGGCATGAATCCAACTTCATTGCTTGAGGAGACAAACACAAACATCAAAGAAGACGAGGAGACAAAATCTAGGGAAGAAGATGGAGGCTTCTACCGCAGAAATGCACTGTCAACAGATTCTGAAAGAAATTTGACTAATCAAAGGGAACAGTCTATGGCACTGAATAGTGAAGGCCTTGAG GGTTTGATTCCACGGGCAAAAATTTTGCTTACTCTTGGTGGAACATTCTTTTTGGCTTTTTGGCCGTTGATCCTTGTAACTATTGCAGCTTTCTTGGGTTTATACCTG TATTTTGGACCTTCTTTTGTGCATTACGCGACCAACAGATCGACAGATCCACCACCATATGTTGACCCTTATGTGCTACTCGAAGAAGAGAGGATATCACAGACAGCTCCACGTCTAAATTGA
- the AAP1 gene encoding amino acid transporter — MEGSFNVSMGSGAIDDSSKFDDDGRPKRTGTVLTTSAHIITAVIGSGVLSLAWATAQLGWIAGPVALIAFSAITWFASILLADCYRAPDGSRSYTYMDAVRAHLGGRKVQLCGLAQYSNLFGVTIGYAITTSISMVAIKRSNCFHRKGHDAGCHESNNPFIIIFGVMQILLSQIPNFHKLSFLSIIAAAMSFAYSFIGLGLSIAKIAKDGVSANTSLTGTIVGKDVSSRDKMWNTFSALGDIAFAYAFSIVLIEIQDTLKSHPPENKSMKKATFTGISVSTIFYLLCGLLGYAAFGNKAPGNFLTGFGFYEPFWLIDFANVCIVIHLVGAYQVFCQPIFGFVEGWSRQKWPESKFITKEYMINLSHLGLFNFNFYRLVWRTLYVVFTTILAMLFPFFNDFVGFIGAASFWPLTVYFPIQMYIAQAKIPKYSFTWIWLNILSFVCLIISLLAAAGSVRGLIKSLQEFEPFQSRS, encoded by the exons ATGGAGGGGAGTTTTAATGTCTCTATGGGTAGTGGAGCCATTGATGATTCTTCCAAGTTTGATGATGATGGAAGACCCAAAAGAACtg GAACGGTGTTGACTACAAGTGCTCATATAATAACAGCAGTGATAGGTTCAGGAGTGTTATCTTTGGCATGGGCTACAGCCCAATTGGGATGGATAGCAGGACCAGTTGCACTCATTGCTTTCTCAGCCATAACATGGTTTGCTTCTATCCTCCTTGCCGATTGCTATCGCGCCCCCGATGGCTCTCGTAGCTACACCTATATGGATGCTGTTCGAGCCCATCTAg GAGGAAGGAAAGTCCAGCTTTGTGGATTAGCTCAATATAGTAACCTTTTTGGTGTTACCATTGGATATGCAATCACCACATCCATAAGCATGGT GGCAATTAAAAGATCTAACTGCTTTCATAGGAAAGGTCATGATGCTGGTTGTCATGAGTCAAACAATCCCTTCATAATTATCTTTGGGGTTATGCAAATCCTTCTATCCCAAATCCCAAATTTTCACAAGCTTTCATTCCTTTCCATCATTGCTGCTGCCATGTCCTTTGCTTATTCTTTCATTGGACTTGGTCTATCCATTGCCAAGATTGCAA AGGATGGAGTAAGTGCAAATACAAGCTTAACAGGGACAATAGTTGGAAAAGATGTATCAAGCAGAGACAAGATGTGGAACACCTTCTCTGCTCTTGGAGATATTGCCTTTGCCTATGCTTTCTCTATTGTTCTTATTGAAATTCAG GACACTTTGAAATCCCATCCACCAGAAAATAAGTCCATGAAGAAAGCTACATTCACTGGTATCTCTGTGTCAACAATATTTTACTTACTCTGTGGACTTCTAGGGTATGCTGCATTTGGAAACAAAGCGCCTGGAAACTTTCTAACAGGATTTGGATTCTATGAACCTTTCTGGCTTATTGATTTCGCTAATGTATGCATCGTGATTCATCTCGTTGGAGCTTACCAG GTGTTCTGTCAACCTATATTTGGATTTGTAGAGGGTTGGAGCAGACAGAAATGGCCAGAAAGTAAATTCATAACAAAAGAATACATGATTAACCTTTCACACTTGGGGttgttcaatttcaatttttacagGCTGGTGTGGAGAACTTTATATGTGGTATTCACAACCATATTAGCCATGTTATTCCCATTCTTCAACGATTTCGTCGGTTTTATTGGAGCAGCCTCATTTTGGCCACTCACTGTCTATTTCCCTATTCAGATGTACATAGCACAAGCCAAGATACCTAAATATTCATTTACCTGGATTTGGTTGAATATATTGAGTTTTGTGTGCCTGATCATCTCACTTCTTGCTGCTGCTGGATCTGTTAGAGGCCTTATAAAATCTCTCCAGGAATTCGAGCCCTTCCAATCTCGGTCTTGA
- the LOC101260181 gene encoding protein SHORT HYPOCOTYL IN WHITE LIGHT 1, protein MESTTKSLHFSLYKFYHSNSTSPLPQFNHLHFKFPPISTFRLQASRRISNFSQDGDDLIGDSRNWSRHRGSGNIVTGDPDEDEDDEDEEEEDRSLDLLVKFIQNVFKKLSRKARKAVRSVLPDSISSQLVSFSVNGVIILTFLWLSKAVLEVFCTLGSVLFASILLIRGVWTGISYLQNNGNLRTDDDDGRAWSGMQPTS, encoded by the exons ATGGAGTCCACCACTAAATCTCTTCACTTTTCCCTATACAAATTTTACCACTCCAACTCCACAAGCCCTCTTCCCCAATTCAACCATCTTCATTTCAAATTCCCTCCCATTTCCACTTTTCGCCTTCAAGCTTCGAGACGCATTTCCAATTTTTCTCAG GATGGTGATGATTTGATCGGCGATTCTCGAAATTGGAGCCGTCATCGAGGCTCAGGCAACATAGTAACCGGAGATCCTGATGAAGATGAAGACGATGAAGACGAAGAAGAGGAAGATCGAAGTTTGGATCTACTCGTTAAATTTATACAGAACGTTTTCAAGAAGCTCTCTCGAAAAGCTAGAAAAGCTGTTCGCTCCGTGTTGCCTGATTCAATTTCTAGTCAATTG GTGTCATTTTCTGTAAACGGAGTtataattttgacatttttgtgGCTATCAAAGGCAGTTCTTGAG GTATTTTGCACCCTTGGGAGTGTACTTTTTGCTAGTATCTTACTTATTCGAGGAGTATGGACAGGCATATCATACTTACAAAATAATGGCAACCTTAGAacagatgatgatgatggtcgTGCATGGAGTGGAATGCAACCTACAAGTTAA
- the LOC101260481 gene encoding probable zinc metallopeptidase EGY3, chloroplastic, which produces MATLSATSSSSSSSWSLKNRRPHYLPPISSISKNPICRNTLFPFSSYNPKRLNLYVPYKKRLNFYVKAAEEDEPSSSSSVAVASEENDSPKNDAHIQESESGPQHETESERIEREKQQEMDWKTDEEFKKFMGNPSIEAAIKLEKKRADRKLKELDSETTSNPLVGFFKNLVRVSLSKEKERLEKAEEAFVALDLNKLRNCFGFDTFFATDVRRFGDGGIFIGNLRRPIDEVIPKLEKKLSEAAGREVVLWFMEEKTNDIVKQACVVQPKSEMDLEFESTKLSTPWGYISAISLAVTTFGTIALTSGFFLKPDATIDDYLANVVPLFGGFLTILGVSEVTTRVTAARYGVKLSPSFLVPSNWTGCLGVMNNYESLLPNKKALFDIPVARTASAYLTSLILAVAAFVADGSFNGGDNAMYIRPQFFYNNPLFSFIQYVVGPYTDDLGNVLPYAVEGVGVPVDPLAFAGLLGMVVTSLNLLPCGRLEGGRIAQAMFGRSTATLLSFATSLLLGIGGLSGSVLCLAWGLFATFFRGGEEVPAQDEITPLGNQRFAWGCVLFLMCFLTLFPNLGGTFSTSFFGDPYFRGTL; this is translated from the exons ATGGCAACTCTTTCTGCtacttcatcttcatcttcttcttcttggtCCCTCAAAAACAGGAGGCCCCATTACTTACCTCCTATTTCTTCAATTTCCAAGAACCCAATTTGCCGAAATACCCTCTTCCCGTTTTCCTCGTACAACCcaaaaagattgaatctttatgTTCCTTAcaaaaaaagattgaatttttatgttaaagCTGCCGAAGAAGATGAAccctcatcttcttcttctgtggctGTAGCTTCAGAAGAAAATGATTCTCCAAAGAATGATGCCCATATTCAAGAGAGTGAGAGTGGTCCTCAGCATGAGACTGAGTCTGAGAGGATAGAGAGGGAGAAACAACAAGAAATGGATTGGAAGACAGATGAGGAATTCAAGAAGTTTATGGGGAATCCCTCAATTGAGGCTGCTATTAAACTTGAGAAAAAGAGAGCTGATAGAAAGCTGAAAGAGCTTGATAGTGAAACCACTAGCAACCCACTTGTGGGCTTCTTTAAAAATTTGGTTCGTGTCAGTTTGTCCAAAGAGAAAGAGAGGTTGGAAAAAGCAGAGGAAGCTTTTGTAGCTCTTGATCTTAATAAG CTAAGGAATTGCTTTGGCTTTGATACATTCTTCGCGACTGATGTGAGGAGATTTGGAGACGGGGGAATTTTTATAGGGAACTTGAGGAGGCCTATTGATGAAGTAATACCCAAATTGGAGAAGAAGTTATCAGAGGCTGCTGGACGGGAGGTGGTCTTGTGGTTTATGGAGGAAAAGACAAATGATATTGTAAAGCAG GCTTGTGTGGTACAACCCAAGTCAGAGATGGATCTTGAATTTGAATCAACCAAATTAAGTACTCCGTGGGGCTACATCAGTGCTATATCTTTGGCCGTAACAACTTTTGGCACTATAGCTTTGACCAGTGGTTTCTTCCTTAAGCCTGATGCTACGATTGATGATTACTTGGCTAACGTTGTACCTCTTTTTGGAGGCTTCTTGACCATTTTGGGAGTTTCAGAG GTAACCACAAGAGTAACTGCTGCACGCTATGGTGTTAAACTTAGTCCATCTTTTCTTGTTCCGTCCAATTGGACTGGGTGCCTGGGTGTTATGAATAACTATGAGTCCTTGCTGCCAAATAAAAAGGCTCTATTCGATATTCCGGTTGCTCGTACAGCAAGTGCATACTTGACATCACTAATACTTGCAGTTGCTGCTTTCGTGGCTGATGGAAGCTTTAATGGAGGCGACAACGCAAT GTACATAAGACCTCAGTTCTTTTATAACAATCCGTTGTTCTCCTTCATCCAATACGTTGTTGGACCATATACTGATGATCTTGGGAATGTGCTGCCTTATGCTGTTGAAGGTGTGGGAGTTCCTGTTGATCCCCTTGCTTTTGCTGGACTTTTAG GTATGGTTGTTACATCTTTAAACCTGTTACCATGTGGAAGACTAGAAGGTGGGCGCATTGCACAAGCTATGTTTGGCAGAAGCACAGCTACATTATTATCTTTCGCGACTTCCCTGTTGCTTGGTATAGGTGGGTTAAGTGGAAGCGTGCTATGTCTGGCCTGGGGACTGTTTGCAACCTTCTTCCGCGGGGGAGAGGAAGTACCAGCACAAGACGAGATCACCCCACTTGGAAATCAGAGGTTTGCTTGGGGTTGTGTACTCTTCTTGATGTGTTTCCTAACACTTTTCCCTAACCTTGGTGGTACATTCTCCActtcattttttggtgatccataCTTCCGCGGTACTCTGTAA